From one Solanum stenotomum isolate F172 chromosome 12, ASM1918654v1, whole genome shotgun sequence genomic stretch:
- the LOC125847575 gene encoding DNA ligase 6-like isoform X3 gives MSSDAGTLTLDSTTLYITALNSLSDKSSSNSIPLSLPLPPIPSSIPQPKLIPRTRFIIDGFKYAADFSVSYFLSHFHSDHYTGLSSNWSKGIIFCSSTTANLLIQVLNVPAQYVVSLPLSESVLIDGSEVFLIDANHCPGAVQFLFKVAVNNGKFERYVHTGDFRYCDDMKLEPVLNAFVGADAVFLDTTYCHPKFIFPSQQESIDYIVGVIEKSGVENEGSLKNILFLIATYVIGKERILMEVSRRCQRKIHVDGRKMSVLGVLGHGEDGVFTTVESETDVHVVGWNVLGETWPYFRPNFEKMDKIMNEKGYSKVVGFVPTGWTYEVKRNKFSVRKKDSFEIHLVPYSEHSNYDELREYVKFLKPKHVIPTVGTDVEKLDSKHANAMRKHFAGLVDEMAIKQEFLMGFHRCVQGKDDVDAKGSGLALVSITEQENTNGFAHTLVSIIKQENEDTSSDSKSCNAADMDTVIHSSFPPGESVSPGLEKISEGDMEEILEELQGCLPTWVTKGQMLDLLSISDKNVVDAVSYFYEHETEYREQVTASNSVTSSFEANSANESALPSKPCLGKSPQQGQTTASSKTVKLPIKSSSSSKKVSPGKRKRSTGNKSFEKAKGHASMDSGGPKQCTITKFFSKTLPLSLQNGNSEADSKNFHDDNCMPPNASVEAYKEEADRFIQIMNGDDSLRSYATTVLAKTKGDISMALDIYFSEYKDVGETNGEGISKTNKLLQPQCAKEVYPSSKDDKLPKILGDDDADLSLCGVPFADNSVNYVSLPHEKYSPVEHACWSKGQAAPYIHLARTFELVKEEKGKIKATSMLCNMFQSLLALSPEDVLPAVYLCTNKIAPDHENMELNIGGSTVVAALEEACGTKKSKVRELYNSLGDLGDVAQLCRQTQSLLAPPVALTVRGVYSALRRISLQAGSGSAIRKKSLIVNLMCSCREKEMKFLVRTLVRNLRIGAMMRTVLPALAQAVVFNSSPYEGLAENLKDCLQRLSAEVVEAYNILPSLDVLVPSLMEKGIEFSSNTLSMAPGIPIKPMLAKITNGVPQVMKLFQNKAFSCEYKYDGQRAQIHKLSDGSVRVFSRNGDETTSRFPDLVNIITESCDSRGATFILDAEVVAIDRQNGPKLMSFQELSSRERGSKDSIIALDKIKVEICIFVFDIMFANGEQLLGAYNY, from the exons CTTTATCATCGACGGTTTCAAATATGCCGCCGATTTCTCCGTTTCTTACTTCCTCTCCCATTTTCACTCCGATCACTATACTGGCCTGTCCTCTAATTGGTCTAAAGGTATCATATTCTGTTCCTCCACCACTGCTAACCTTCTCATCCAAGTTCTCAATGTTCCCGCGCAATATGTAGTGTCTTTACCGCTCTCCGAATCGGTTTTAATAGACGGTTCTGAAGTTTTTCTCATCGATGCCAATCATTGTCCTGGTGCTGTGCAGTTCTTATTTAAAGTTGCAGTTAATAATGGAAAATTTGAGCGGTACGTTCACACAGGTGATTTTCGTTATTGTGATGACATGAAATTAGAGCCTGTATTGAATGCATTTGTGGGTGCTGATGCTGTATTTTTGGATACAACTTATTGCCATCCGAAATTTATATTCCCTAGTCAACAGGAGTCAATTGATTATATAGTTGGAGTTATAGAAAAAAGTGGAGTTGAGAATGAGGGTTCATTGAAAAATATCTTGTTTCTTATTGCTACTTATGTTATTGGGAAAGAGAGGATTTTAATGGAGGTTTCGCGGAGGTGTCAGAGAAAGATTCATGTTGATGGCAGAAAAATGTCGGTTTTAGGAGTATTAGGTCATGGGGAGGATGGGGTGTTTACGACTGTTGAATCTGAAACTGATGTTCATGTTGTTGGGTGGAATGTATTGGGTGAGACTTGGCCATATTTCAGacctaattttgagaaaatggatAAGATCATGAATGAGAAAGGATATTCCAAGGTGGTTGGTTTTGTCCCCACAGGTTGGACTTATGAAGTGAAGCGGAATAAGTTTTCAGTGAGAAAGAAAGATTCCTTTGAGATACATCTTGTTCCGTATAGCGAACATTCAAATTATGACGAGCTTAGAGAATATGTGAAGTTTTTGAAACCAAAGCATGTCATCCCAACAGTAGGTACAGATGTTGAGAAGCTGGATAGCAAACATGCAAATGCCATGCGGAAGCATTTTGCTGGCTTGGTTGATGAGATGGCCATCAAGCAAGAATTCTTAATGGGTTTTCATCGTTGTGTCCAAGGGAAGGATGATGTAGATGCAAAAGGATCTGGTCTTGCTTTAGTTAGTATCACCGAGCAAGAAAACACAAACGGATTTGCTCATACTTTAGTCAGTATCATCAAGCAAGAAAATGAGGATACTTCATCAGATTCTAAAAGCTGCAATGCTGCTGATATGGATACTGTTATCCATTCCTCATTTCCTCCAGGAGAATCTGTGTCGCCAGgtttagaaaaaataagtgaaggTGATATGGAGGAAATACTAGAAGAACTTCAAGGCTGTTTGCCCACTTGGGTAACTAAAGGTCAGATGTTGGATTTACTTAGTATTTCGGATAAAAATGTTGTTGATGCAGTCTCATACTTTTACGAACATGAAACAGAATATCGTGAACAGGTCACTGCCAGTAATTCTGTTACCTCTTCTTTTGAGGCAAACTCAGCAAATGAGTCTGCATTACCTTCCAAACCATGTCTTGGTAAAAGCCCGCAGCAGGGTCAGACAACTGCATCAAGTAAAACTGTTAAACTACCCATCAAGTCCAGTTCCAGTAGCAAAAAAGTTTCTCCTGGTAAAAGGAAGAGAAGTACTGGAAACAAGTCATTTGAGAAAGCAAAAGGACATGCGAGTATGGATTCTGGTGGACCAAAGCAATGTACTATAACAAAGTTCTTCAGTAAAACGCTGCCTCTTTCTTTGCAGAATGGAAACAGTGAAGCTGATAGTAAAAATTTCCATGATGATAACTGCATGCCACCAAATGCCTCTGTTGAGGCTTATAAAGAGGAAGCTGATCGGTTTATTCAGATTATGAATGGGGATGACTCTTTGAGAAGTTATGCTACCACAGTACTAGCAAAGACTAAAGGAGACATAAGTATGGcacttgatatttatttttcagaATACAAAGATGTAGGAGAGACTAATGGAGAGGGGATttctaaaacaaacaaattgttGCAACCTCAGTGTGCTAAAGAGGTTTACCCTTCTTCCAAAGATGATAAATTACCCAAAATATTAGGAGATGATGATGCTGATTTGTCGTTATGTGGTGTTCCCTTTGCTGATAATTCTGTAAATTATGTATCACTTCCCCATGAGAAATACTCTCCCGTGGAACATG CTTGCTGGAGTAAGGGGCAGGCTGCTCCATACATACATCTTGCACGAACTTTTGAATTGGTAAAGGAAGAAAAAGGGAAGATAAAAGCAACATCAATGTTGTGCAATATGTTTCAGAG CTTGCTAGCCTTGTCTCCGGAGGATGTGCTTCCTGCAGTGTACTTGTGCACAAACAAGATAGCCCCTGATCATGAAAATATG GAATTGAACATTGGGGGTAGTACTGTTGTAGCAGCACTAGAGGAGGCATGCGGGACAAAGAAATCAAAAGTACGAGAACTATACAACAGTCTCGGTGATCTTG GTGATGTTGCTCAACTTTGCCGACAAACACAATCATTACTTGCTCCTCCAGTGGCACTTACAGTTAGGGGTGTATACTCTGCTCTTAGAAGGATAAG CTTGCAAGCAGGTAGTGGGAGCGCCATCCGAAAGAAAAGCCTGATTGTCAATCTCATGTGTTCATGTAGAGAGAAGGAGATGAAGTTTCTTGTGAGAACTTTG GTTCGGAATTTGCGCATTGGAGCCATGATGAGAACTGTTCTTCCTGCATTAGCTCAAGCAGTTGTGTTCAATTCTTCTCCTTATGAAGGACTGGCCGAAAACCTGAAAGATTGTCTGCAG CGACTTTCAGCAGAAGTAGTAGAAGCTTATAACATCCTTCCCAGTTTG GATGTACTTGTGCCTTCCTTGATGGAGAAGGGGATTGAGTTTTCTTCAAATACATTGTCAATGGCTCCAGGCATACCCATCAAACCAATGCTTGCAAA GATTACTAATGGGGTCCCTCAAGTGatgaaactctttcagaacaaAGCCTTTTCATGTGAATACAA ATATGATGGTCAGCGAGCTCAAATTCATAAACTGTCTGATGGTTCAGTCCGTGTATTTTCAAGGAATGGGGATGAAACAACATCTAGATTTCCGGATTTGGTCAACATAATTACAGAATCATGTGATTCCAGAGGAGCAACATTTATCTTGGATGCAGAG GTTGTTGCAATTGATAGACAAAATGGTCCAAAGCTCATGTCGTTCCAAGAACTATCTTCACGTGAGAGGGGGTCCAAAGATTCCATCATTGCATTAGATAAAATTAAG GTTGAGATATGCATTTTTGTTTTCGATATCATGTTTGCAAACGGAGAACAGT TATTAGGAGCCTATAACTATTAG
- the LOC125847575 gene encoding DNA ligase 6-like isoform X5 — translation MSSDAGTLTLDSTTLYITALNSLSDKSSSNSIPLSLPLPPIPSSIPQPKLIPRTRFIIDGFKYAADFSVSYFLSHFHSDHYTGLSSNWSKGIIFCSSTTANLLIQVLNVPAQYVVSLPLSESVLIDGSEVFLIDANHCPGAVQFLFKVAVNNGKFERYVHTGDFRYCDDMKLEPVLNAFVGADAVFLDTTYCHPKFIFPSQQESIDYIVGVIEKSGVENEGSLKNILFLIATYVIGKERILMEVSRRCQRKIHVDGRKMSVLGVLGHGEDGVFTTVESETDVHVVGWNVLGETWPYFRPNFEKMDKIMNEKGYSKVVGFVPTGWTYEVKRNKFSVRKKDSFEIHLVPYSEHSNYDELREYVKFLKPKHVIPTVGTDVEKLDSKHANAMRKHFAGLVDEMAIKQEFLMGFHRCVQGKDDVDAKGSGLALVSITEQENTNGFAHTLVSIIKQENEDTSSDSKSCNAADMDTVIHSSFPPGESVSPGLEKISEGDMEEILEELQGCLPTWVTKGQMLDLLSISDKNVVDAVSYFYEHETEYREQVTASNSVTSSFEANSANESALPSKPCLGKSPQQGQTTASSKTVKLPIKSSSSSKKVSPGKRKRSTGNKSFEKAKGHASMDSGGPKQCTITKFFSKTLPLSLQNGNSEADSKNFHDDNCMPPNASVEAYKEEADRFIQIMNGDDSLRSYATTVLAKTKGDISMALDIYFSEYKDVGETNGEGISKTNKLLQPQCAKEVYPSSKDDKLPKILGDDDADLSLCGVPFADNSVNYVSLPHEKYSPVEHACWSKGQAAPYIHLARTFELVKEEKGKIKATSMLCNMFQSLLALSPEDVLPAVYLCTNKIAPDHENMELNIGGSTVVAALEEACGTKKSKVRELYNSLGDLGDVAQLCRQTQSLLAPPVALTVRGVYSALRRISLQAGSGSAIRKKSLIVNLMCSCREKEMKFLVRTLVRNLRIGAMMRTVLPALAQAVVFNSSPYEGLAENLKDCLQRLSAEVVEAYNILPSLDVLVPSLMEKGIEFSSNTLSMAPGIPIKPMLAKITNGVPQVMKLFQNKAFSCEYKYDGQRAQIHKLSDGSVRVFSRNGDETTSRFPDLVNIITESCDSRGATFILDAEVVAIDRQNGPKLMSFQELSSRERGSKDSIIALDKIKVEICIFVFDIMFANGEQLRAVNF, via the exons CTTTATCATCGACGGTTTCAAATATGCCGCCGATTTCTCCGTTTCTTACTTCCTCTCCCATTTTCACTCCGATCACTATACTGGCCTGTCCTCTAATTGGTCTAAAGGTATCATATTCTGTTCCTCCACCACTGCTAACCTTCTCATCCAAGTTCTCAATGTTCCCGCGCAATATGTAGTGTCTTTACCGCTCTCCGAATCGGTTTTAATAGACGGTTCTGAAGTTTTTCTCATCGATGCCAATCATTGTCCTGGTGCTGTGCAGTTCTTATTTAAAGTTGCAGTTAATAATGGAAAATTTGAGCGGTACGTTCACACAGGTGATTTTCGTTATTGTGATGACATGAAATTAGAGCCTGTATTGAATGCATTTGTGGGTGCTGATGCTGTATTTTTGGATACAACTTATTGCCATCCGAAATTTATATTCCCTAGTCAACAGGAGTCAATTGATTATATAGTTGGAGTTATAGAAAAAAGTGGAGTTGAGAATGAGGGTTCATTGAAAAATATCTTGTTTCTTATTGCTACTTATGTTATTGGGAAAGAGAGGATTTTAATGGAGGTTTCGCGGAGGTGTCAGAGAAAGATTCATGTTGATGGCAGAAAAATGTCGGTTTTAGGAGTATTAGGTCATGGGGAGGATGGGGTGTTTACGACTGTTGAATCTGAAACTGATGTTCATGTTGTTGGGTGGAATGTATTGGGTGAGACTTGGCCATATTTCAGacctaattttgagaaaatggatAAGATCATGAATGAGAAAGGATATTCCAAGGTGGTTGGTTTTGTCCCCACAGGTTGGACTTATGAAGTGAAGCGGAATAAGTTTTCAGTGAGAAAGAAAGATTCCTTTGAGATACATCTTGTTCCGTATAGCGAACATTCAAATTATGACGAGCTTAGAGAATATGTGAAGTTTTTGAAACCAAAGCATGTCATCCCAACAGTAGGTACAGATGTTGAGAAGCTGGATAGCAAACATGCAAATGCCATGCGGAAGCATTTTGCTGGCTTGGTTGATGAGATGGCCATCAAGCAAGAATTCTTAATGGGTTTTCATCGTTGTGTCCAAGGGAAGGATGATGTAGATGCAAAAGGATCTGGTCTTGCTTTAGTTAGTATCACCGAGCAAGAAAACACAAACGGATTTGCTCATACTTTAGTCAGTATCATCAAGCAAGAAAATGAGGATACTTCATCAGATTCTAAAAGCTGCAATGCTGCTGATATGGATACTGTTATCCATTCCTCATTTCCTCCAGGAGAATCTGTGTCGCCAGgtttagaaaaaataagtgaaggTGATATGGAGGAAATACTAGAAGAACTTCAAGGCTGTTTGCCCACTTGGGTAACTAAAGGTCAGATGTTGGATTTACTTAGTATTTCGGATAAAAATGTTGTTGATGCAGTCTCATACTTTTACGAACATGAAACAGAATATCGTGAACAGGTCACTGCCAGTAATTCTGTTACCTCTTCTTTTGAGGCAAACTCAGCAAATGAGTCTGCATTACCTTCCAAACCATGTCTTGGTAAAAGCCCGCAGCAGGGTCAGACAACTGCATCAAGTAAAACTGTTAAACTACCCATCAAGTCCAGTTCCAGTAGCAAAAAAGTTTCTCCTGGTAAAAGGAAGAGAAGTACTGGAAACAAGTCATTTGAGAAAGCAAAAGGACATGCGAGTATGGATTCTGGTGGACCAAAGCAATGTACTATAACAAAGTTCTTCAGTAAAACGCTGCCTCTTTCTTTGCAGAATGGAAACAGTGAAGCTGATAGTAAAAATTTCCATGATGATAACTGCATGCCACCAAATGCCTCTGTTGAGGCTTATAAAGAGGAAGCTGATCGGTTTATTCAGATTATGAATGGGGATGACTCTTTGAGAAGTTATGCTACCACAGTACTAGCAAAGACTAAAGGAGACATAAGTATGGcacttgatatttatttttcagaATACAAAGATGTAGGAGAGACTAATGGAGAGGGGATttctaaaacaaacaaattgttGCAACCTCAGTGTGCTAAAGAGGTTTACCCTTCTTCCAAAGATGATAAATTACCCAAAATATTAGGAGATGATGATGCTGATTTGTCGTTATGTGGTGTTCCCTTTGCTGATAATTCTGTAAATTATGTATCACTTCCCCATGAGAAATACTCTCCCGTGGAACATG CTTGCTGGAGTAAGGGGCAGGCTGCTCCATACATACATCTTGCACGAACTTTTGAATTGGTAAAGGAAGAAAAAGGGAAGATAAAAGCAACATCAATGTTGTGCAATATGTTTCAGAG CTTGCTAGCCTTGTCTCCGGAGGATGTGCTTCCTGCAGTGTACTTGTGCACAAACAAGATAGCCCCTGATCATGAAAATATG GAATTGAACATTGGGGGTAGTACTGTTGTAGCAGCACTAGAGGAGGCATGCGGGACAAAGAAATCAAAAGTACGAGAACTATACAACAGTCTCGGTGATCTTG GTGATGTTGCTCAACTTTGCCGACAAACACAATCATTACTTGCTCCTCCAGTGGCACTTACAGTTAGGGGTGTATACTCTGCTCTTAGAAGGATAAG CTTGCAAGCAGGTAGTGGGAGCGCCATCCGAAAGAAAAGCCTGATTGTCAATCTCATGTGTTCATGTAGAGAGAAGGAGATGAAGTTTCTTGTGAGAACTTTG GTTCGGAATTTGCGCATTGGAGCCATGATGAGAACTGTTCTTCCTGCATTAGCTCAAGCAGTTGTGTTCAATTCTTCTCCTTATGAAGGACTGGCCGAAAACCTGAAAGATTGTCTGCAG CGACTTTCAGCAGAAGTAGTAGAAGCTTATAACATCCTTCCCAGTTTG GATGTACTTGTGCCTTCCTTGATGGAGAAGGGGATTGAGTTTTCTTCAAATACATTGTCAATGGCTCCAGGCATACCCATCAAACCAATGCTTGCAAA GATTACTAATGGGGTCCCTCAAGTGatgaaactctttcagaacaaAGCCTTTTCATGTGAATACAA ATATGATGGTCAGCGAGCTCAAATTCATAAACTGTCTGATGGTTCAGTCCGTGTATTTTCAAGGAATGGGGATGAAACAACATCTAGATTTCCGGATTTGGTCAACATAATTACAGAATCATGTGATTCCAGAGGAGCAACATTTATCTTGGATGCAGAG GTTGTTGCAATTGATAGACAAAATGGTCCAAAGCTCATGTCGTTCCAAGAACTATCTTCACGTGAGAGGGGGTCCAAAGATTCCATCATTGCATTAGATAAAATTAAG GTTGAGATATGCATTTTTGTTTTCGATATCATGTTTGCAAACGGAGAACA GCTTAGGGCTGTAAATTTTTGA